The Archangium primigenium genomic interval CTGGTAGGTCGTCCAGGTGTTTCCGTCATACGTCATCCACCAGATCGACTGATCTTTGCCGGAGCCTCGGGCCAGCAGGTGCAGCTTGCCCTGGAAGACCACGAGCGACGGACTGCAGATGGACGAGGCCCGATCTCCATGGATCTGCTGGTAGCGGCTCCAGCCGTGGCCGTCGAAGGTCGTCCACCAGAGGGATGAGTCCGAGCCGGAGCCGCGCGCGACGAGATGCAGCTTGCCCTGGAACTCCACGAGCGCCGGGCCACACTGGGACGTGGCATGTCCCCCGAGGATCTGCTGGTAGCCGCTCCAGCCGTGTCCATCGAAGGTCGACCACCAGAAGGTCTGATCGTTCCCGCCACCGCGCGCGACGAGGTGCAGCTTGCCCTGGTAGGCCGCGAGGCCCGGGGCATCCGCGGAAAAGACAGAACCGCCCACCTGCTCATAGGTGGACCATTCGCCATCGAAGGTCATCCACCAGAGGTGGCTGTCGCTGCCGCCGCCTCGGGCGACGCAGAACAGCTTGTCCTGGAAGACCGCCAGCTCGGCGCCATACTCCGCGTAGACATGACTCAACTTCTGCTCGGGTCCCCATGCACCGCTGCTGGGGTCGAACGCGGACCACCGCAGCTGGGAGTCGTCGACATGGCCCCCGGTCTCCGGGAGCGGCACGAGCAGGGTCGGCATGATCCAGGGCGAGACCAGCCGGACGCCCAGTCCGTTTTGATCCTCGGCCTTGATGATGAGGTTGCGCGCCTTGAGGTAGTACTTGATGAGGGACGCGCAGGGCCCCAACTCCGAGCCCAGCACCTTCACCAGGTAGCCCTCCCACTTGTCGATCTGCTCGAGCAGCTGGGTCGCCGCTTCGTTGAGGTGCAGGGTGAAGCCCCACCAGTGCGTCTCCAGTCGGACGTTCACATCGGCGATCGAGAACGGATTCCAGGACTGCTGTTCCATCTGTGATTCCTCGGGGCTGGGATGGGTGTCGCGACGTGCGGGAGGACCCACAGCAAATCCCGTTCCCAGCAGGCCCAGGCCCATTTTCCTCTCGGAGGGGCCTCGCCTGACGTGTCCGTCCTCCCGTTGGCGCGTCAGGACCCTCCGCTGACAGGGCAGGGCGGAAACATCATCCGCCCGATAAGCGGTTCCCATTCGCCTCGCGTGAAGGCGCCCCCACTCTCCGACAACCGCCTTGCAATTGCCACCGTGTTGCATTTAATCCCCGTGATGGGACGGGGGGCCGCGGGTGGTCGCGGTTCATTCGGAGCGAGGAGCGCATGTCCGACATCGTGAATACCGGCGGGCTCGAGGCCCTTGGGCTCGAGCACCGCTATGGCTCGAAGACCGTTCTTCGGGGGTTGAACTTCACCGTGGAGCCTGGGCGGATCTACGCCCTGCTGGGCGGCAACGGCGCGGGCAAGTCGACGACGCTCGGCATCTTCCTGGGCCTGGTGCGACCGACGGCGGGACAGGCCCGGGTGTGTGGCCAGGACGTGGCGGCGGATCCCCAGGCCGCGCGCTCGCGCCTGGCCTACGTGCCGGAGAACGTGGCCCTCTACGAGCACCTCAGCGCGCGGGAGAACCTCGACTATTTCCTGACCGTCGCGGGGAGTGAGCAGCGCGCGCCGTCGGACATCGACGCGGCGCTGGAGGCGGTGGGCCTGGTGCACGAGGCCTGGGGCAAGCGCGTGGGCGGGTTCTCCAAGGGCATGCGCCAGAAGGTGGCCATCGC includes:
- a CDS encoding ABC transporter ATP-binding protein gives rise to the protein MSDIVNTGGLEALGLEHRYGSKTVLRGLNFTVEPGRIYALLGGNGAGKSTTLGIFLGLVRPTAGQARVCGQDVAADPQAARSRLAYVPENVALYEHLSARENLDYFLTVAGSEQRAPSDIDAALEAVGLVHEAWGKRVGGFSKGMRQKVAIALAIARRVPVLLLDEPTSGLDPRATGDFNRLLDTARARGVATLMVTHDLLSAAEIADRIGFLAQGRLEEELAATGAERFDVRALHQRYARAGEAA